The Malus sylvestris chromosome 12, drMalSylv7.2, whole genome shotgun sequence genome contains a region encoding:
- the LOC126594481 gene encoding cyanogenic beta-glucosidase-like, with translation MKYSRSLLFGVLLLIGFALTNGKATNTDPPVHCEFLNRSSFEPGFIFGTGSASYQYEGAVKEDGRGPSIWDSFTHKHPEKITDGSNGNVAIDQCHRYKEDVGIMKDMNLDAYRLSISWSRLLPNGTLSGGVNRKGIDYYNNLINELLRNGLKPFVTLFHWDVPQALEDEYGGFLSPRIVDHCKDYAELCYKEFGDRVKHWFTVNEPYTFSSMGYAVGTLAPGRCSSWQNLNCTGGDSTIEPYLVTHHILLAHGAAVELYRNRYQASQKGLIGITLVSYWFEPASESKQDKDAALRSLDFMFGWFLDPLTSGDYPHSMRSIVGKRLPKFTKEQSKLLNGSFDFLGINYYTARYTTSTPKNNSLQASFVTDPRADLTTELNGILIGPQTASDWLYVYPKGIHDLVLYTKEKYNDPLIYITENGVSESNNPKLSIDEALLDTGRIDYHYRHLCYLQEAIKNLSMKDFWCATCLLYN, from the exons ATGAAATATTCACGATCTTTGCTCTTTGGTGTGCTGCTACTCATTGGCTTTGCATTGACAAATGGCAAAGCAACTAATACAGATCCACCTGTTCATTGCGAATTTCTCAATCGCAGCAGTTTTGAACCAGGGTTCATATTTGGCACAGGTTCCGCATCTTACCAg TACGAAGGTGCAGTAAAAGAAGATGGAAGAGGACCAAGCATATGGGATTCCTTCACCCACAAACATCCAG AAAAAATCACTGATGGCAGTAACGGAAACGTCGCTATTGATCAATGTCACCGCTATAAG GAAGATGTGGGGATTATGAAGGATATGAATTTAGATGCTTACAGATTATCTATATCATGGTCCAGATTATTACCAA ATGGAACGTTAAGTGGTGGCGTTAACAGGAAAGGAATTGATTATTACAACAATCTCATCAATGAACTCCTACGCAATG GTTTAAAGCCGTTTGTAACACTCTTTCATTGGGATGTTCCCCAAGCTTTAGAAGATGAATATGGTGGTTTCTTAAGCCCTCGTATTGT AGATCATTGTAAAGACTATGCTGAACTTTGTTATAAGGAATTTGGTGATCGAGTCAAGCACTGGTTCACAGTAAATGAGCCATATACTTTCAGTAGCATGGGTTATGCTGTTGGGACTCTAGCACCGGGACGCTGCTCTTCTTGGCAAAACCTAAACTGCACCGGTGGAGATTCAACCATTGAACCATACTTGGTGACACACCACATTCTTCTTGCTCATGGAGCAGCTGTAGAATTGTACAGGAATAGATATCAG GCATCTCAGAAAGGCTTGATAGGGATAACATTGGTGTCATACTGGTTTGAGCCTGCTTCGGAGTCAAAGCAAGATAAAGATGCTGCCTTACGATCTTTGGATTTTATGTTTGGATG GTTTTTGGACCCTTTAACAAGTGGTGACTATCCACACAGCATGCGATCAATTGTTGGAAAAAGATTGCCAAAATTCACAAAAGAACAATCCAAGTTGCTGAACGgatcatttgattttcttggaATAAATTATTATACTGCTAGATACACAACTAGTACACCTAAGAACAATTCACTACAGGCAAGCTTCGTAACAGATCCTCGAGCTGATCTTACAA CTGAGCTTAATGGAATACTTATTGGTCCACAG ACTGCTTCAGATTGGTTATATGTATATCCAAAAGGAATTCACGATCTTGTGCTCTACACAAAGGAAAAATATAATGATCCACTCATTTATATTACTGAGAATG GTGTATCAGAGTCGAATAATCCAAAACTATCAATTGACGAGGCTCTTCTTGATACCGGTAGAATTGACTACCACTACCGTCACCTATGTTACCTTCAAGAGGCGATCAAGAATTTGAGTATGAAGGATTTTTGGTGTGCAACATGTCTCCTCTACAACTAG